Proteins from one Mesoplodon densirostris isolate mMesDen1 chromosome 1, mMesDen1 primary haplotype, whole genome shotgun sequence genomic window:
- the LOC132486389 gene encoding nucleolar protein 56-like: MKEAMVQAEEVTAEITRKLEKQEKKRLKKENKSLAAIALASSENSSRTPEECEGTSERPKRKQKQKPQEAPQENGMEDPSVSSKPKKKKSFSKEELVSSDPEETAGSGSLTKRKKSFPKEEPERDPEESENKRVPKKKRKFSSKEEPLSSEPGEAAASKSSSSKKKKKL; the protein is encoded by the coding sequence ATGAAGGAGGCAATGGTTCAGGCAGAGGAAGTGACTGCTGAGATTACTAGGAAGCTGGAGAAACAGGAGAAGAAAcgcttgaagaaggaaaataaaagcctGGCTGCGATTGCCCTGGCGTCTTCAGAAAACAGCAGTAGGACCCCGGAGGAATGTGAGGGGACAAGTGAAAGACCCAAaaggaagcaaaaacaaaagcccCAGGAAGCTCCTCAGGAGAATGGAATGGAagacccatctgtctcctccaaacccaaaaaaaagaaatctttttccaAGGAGGAGCTGGTTAGTAGTGATCCTGAAGAGACAGCTGGCAGTGGAAGTCTTACCAAGAGGAAGAAGTCTTTCCCCAAAGAGGAACCAGAGAGGGACCCTGAAGAGTCAGAAAACAAGAGGGTccccaagaaaaagaggaaattctcTTCCAAGGAGGAGCCACTCAGCAGTGAACCTGGAGAGGCTGCTGCCAGCAAGAGCAGCagctccaagaaaaagaaaaagctctga